In the Salvia miltiorrhiza cultivar Shanhuang (shh) chromosome 8, IMPLAD_Smil_shh, whole genome shotgun sequence genome, AACtaaatcattttttcttctAGAAAATAATGTActtatattttatgaattaaattattttaataatcatGATGCATGATAAAAGTATAGGGAGTAGAAATCTTAAATATCAAGGGCATATTTAGTAGGCATATTATGATAAGACAagatagataaaaaataaaatatatttaaacaaAAATGTGTATTATTCTATTTGTATCCGAGTTGAAATTCGTGTATGTACAAGGATTTTTTtgtctcttatttttttttagaattacaagaggcatctaatatataatcaaatcagcAATCCGCACGCAGACGGAACTTTTACACCACACAAAAGTGAATAGTTTTCCTACTTTTATctcctatttttttaatttgtgttaCTGTTCACGTTTAGATGACAAAACGAAAGAGAAAGGTCGGGACTTTTACACCACACAAAAGTGGATAGTTTTCCCACTTTTATctcctatttttttaatttgtgttaCTGTTCATGTTTAGATGACAAAACAGAAGAGAAAAGTCGGATATATTATCCTAGGAGGAACAATATTTTTACACGAGTCGAAGTCTTATCTCAGACTTTTATTAATATGTGTATCGTAGTTATCAAATAACTAATGAGAAGTGTTAAAATAAGTAcattttttaagatataaaataagaatattttcagcccttagatcatcaaaatctacaattgattaatcatcatgttggatgaattgatggtcctgagttcaaatcttaaatgtagcaaaaatttatttttcacaattcatatctttatacaacaaattcatacgtgtCGTACGAATTTTGATAACTAATTAATCCCAAACATGTATATTATCTTTGACTTTATCTATCCTCTCAAACAACCCCCAATATTATTTTAGTAATCATGAgtgcatccgcaatggggttacatgatagcttagaTGATAGTCTACTTTATGatgggggaccacatggtgtaaagatgctgcagtgGGGTTACACGATAGCTTACACGATAACTTACACGATAACTTACATGATAATGGCGCGTGTGAAACACGCAATGAACAAATGgactacacgatagaacgtgtagccctcgtgtaatgTTCTCCCGCaatggttacacgatagcacATTTACACGATAGAGCTATCGTGTAagggctatcgtgtaaccaTTGTGAGTGCTATGAGACACAAAGATTATATTGAAAACTAAGACATTCCATATTTCCATATGAAGTTGGTTTTTGGCACAAAGAAATAGTAAAAGAAAGAGATTACAGCAGCTATTTTGACCATATGTTGTTGGCCGgataaatatatactccattttCCAACCGCCAGATCGTAAGAAGCGCACACCAACACACCGTAGAGAAAAACTCCCAATCCGCCAAAATAGAGTCCGATCGGAAGAGGAAACCGTCGGCGGATCGCgccgaccaccaccaccaccaccaccaccaccaccaccacaagCACAAGCACAGCAGCAGTAAAAAGACCAAAATGTCCTCTTCGGAGAAAGTCAAGGCTTCGCACATTCTCATCAAGCACCAGGGCTCCCGCCGCAAGTCCTCCTGGAAGGACCCCGACGGCACCCTCATCTCCGCCACTACCCGCGACGACGCCGTCTCCCAGCTCCAGGACCTCCGCCGCGACATCCTCGCCGGCGTCGCCTCCTTCCAGGAACTCGCCACCAAGCACTCTCACTGCAGCTCAGCCAAGCGCGGCGGCGATCTCGGTCCGTTTCTGTGAACCCTACCTCCCCACGCTTTTCCTTTGTTACTACTTAGGGTTTTCCTATGAAATAGATTGATTTAGCTGCCAATTACTAGGCGGATTTGATATTAAAGATGCCTGTAATTTTACCAGTTAGTTTTTTTGAGGTCACTGATGCCTACTTAtcgattaaattaattaagctaCAAAAATGGGGGAAAAAATTCCACCACCATATAGTATGGTCTCTAGGTAGAAGACCAAAGCTAATTGTAGTTATTGTTCAGATTTGGTGTTTGAATAAGGATATTTTTTACACGTTGAGTCGTAATAAATGAGATAACTTTGCATAACATGtgatgtatatatagatatattatcAACGGTGATTCCTGGGAGAAATTTGAAGTTTGAACCACATGAAGCCCATTATGCTTGAATATCTGATACTTAGATCAATATGATCTTAAACTAGGCTACGGGTTTAATTAAGTTTGGGCAATAATATGTGCAGAAGGACTATACAATACTGTCTTATTATCGTTGTTAGTTATTGTTATTCGTATTATACTTCACTGTATCTACAATAATTGTCATAGTCAGCAACtcattctatatttttataCAAACTGGGAGCTGCATCACTTGTACTGTTGTACAACATTATATTTTGCTCCAAGTGTTATCTTTTTATATATGGGTTTGAAATGTTGGTGCATTTAAAATATTGTGTTGGAACAGAATACTTTAGTTGGCCATAATTTGAGCTGAATAAGTACTTCTATTAGCTACATAGTTGGTTTTGGCTGTCTTAGAAACATAAAGTTGCAGATAGTTCATAGTTGTACACTTGTACAAAATGGGAGActttgttgaaaaaaaattgtttgtaaATTGGTTGTCGAATTTAAGCTGAATACTAAGTTGGCCATATTGAGCTGAATAAGTACTTAGTTGGTCACGGCTGTTCCAGCCATCACATGGTTGCAAATTGCTGTACAAAATGAAAGAACTCATGGAAAAGAAAACTTGGTTTCTGAAATTAGCTATTGAACTTGCAAGCTACTATTCACATAATGCATGCATATTAAACAAGgacaaaatagtaaattcaatAATAGGCATTGCTACAGAGTATGATACTTTTTAGTGAAATGCGACGACCAATAGTTAACTCTCCTTAAGATTGTTTCAAATTGAATTCTCAGCTTAACTTTTCAGCCAATATTGAAGTGTTGTACGGTTGTTAGAAATATTGCGTGCAAGCACAAATAGTGCAAGGAACATACAAATGAAAAGATCGAGATCGTTCAATATTTAAGTGGATCAACTACTAGTTTCTTTAATGTATATTTTGGCATAGCATTGAACCCTAGTATGCACTTTGATCTGCTACCGAACTGATTTTGGTGATTGTTGGACAGTTTTGTGTTATTTGCTATCATTTCAATAGTGGTGCTTGGATAGATCCATGGGAGTAAGACATAAATAGCCATATTACTGATGTTTTCATACCGTTTCATTTGGTTGGTTTTCCTGCTCCCCAAGCTGGACATTTGTGTTCCTTCTTCTTTTggttgaattttaaattatattgcaACTGTATGGCTGACCTGTAGAAACATTCCTATTGTGCTATATGGAATCATGAATTCATAAACACACATAGCCTGTTATGGCATTAAACCCTGTACTTTATTTGATCTTGTCCGATTCTGTTGATGTGTGCCTCAATGCTCTTCGGATCTTATTGATCTACATCTTCGTTGAAAAAGTTTGTAGTTTGCTAATCCCAATTTATGATTGCCTGCCCACCCTACCCTGTCTTTGTTTGGAATTATAACCCTTGTGTTTTCTAGATCTCCGTTCTCTTCTTTAATATTGCCACTTTGCTCATGCATGTTTTCTAAATTATGACATTCAAGCCTCTGTGTTGGGGGATTTCTCCGAGCTTCTAATTCTACAAAAAATCTTAACATCATTGGTAAAGCATCGTTTCATTTATGATTTTTGCTTTCCCTCGTGCCTTTGTATTAGCCataataatttcatttttaattttgttttcccCGTCTTTCAGGTTCTAAGACTATTCACAGTGACCTCCCTCAACTCAACcctcaaataaaatattcatcTCTCTTCCACATACACAACCCGACCCCTATCTTATTTATACTTCCTTAGTGATGCCAACATGACCTTCAATACTTTTCCTTttgttttatgtttaattttgtgTTGGCCATAATAATTTCAGTTATATTTAAATGTATAAAGAgttaatactctctccatcaACAAAAAATAGTCCATTTTTGTCATTATGGGACGTCCATAAAAATCAgtctctttccatttttggaaactttctatcacatggtggCCCCTTTATCTact is a window encoding:
- the LOC131001703 gene encoding peptidyl-prolyl cis-trans isomerase Pin1, which gives rise to MSSSEKVKASHILIKHQGSRRKSSWKDPDGTLISATTRDDAVSQLQDLRRDILAGVASFQELATKHSHCSSAKRGGDLGSFGRGQMQKPFEEATFGLKVGEISDIVDTDSGVHIIIRTA